The Bos indicus isolate NIAB-ARS_2022 breed Sahiwal x Tharparkar chromosome X, NIAB-ARS_B.indTharparkar_mat_pri_1.0, whole genome shotgun sequence genome has a window encoding:
- the HCFC1 gene encoding host cell factor 1 isoform X4 → MASAVSPANSPAVLLQPRWKRVVGWSGPVPRPRHGHRAVAIKELIVVFGGGNEGIVDELHVYNTATNQWFIPAVRGDIPPGCAAYGFVCDGTRLLVFGGMVEYGKYSNDLYELQASRWEWKRLKAKTPKNGPPPCPRLGHSFSLVGNKCYLFGGLANDSEDPKNNIPRYLNDLYILELRPGSGVVAWDIPITYGVLPPPRESHTAVVYTEKDNKKSKLVIYGGMSGCRLGDLWTLDIETLTWNKPSLSGVAPLPRSLHSATTIGNKMYVFGGWVPLVMDDVKVATHEKEWKCTNTLACLNLDTMAWETILMDTLEDNIPRARAGHCAVAINTRLYIWSGRDGYRKAWNNQVCCKDLWYLETEKPPPPARVQLVRANTNSLEVSWGAVATADSYLLQLQKYDIPATAATATSPTPNPVPSVPANPPKSPAPAAAAPAVQPLTQVGITLLPQAAAAPPTTTTIQVLPTVPGSSISVPAAARTQGVPAVLKVTGPQATTGTPLVTMRPASQAGKAPVTVTSLPAGVRMVVPTQSAQGTVIGSSPQMSGMAALAAAAAATQKIPPSSAPTVLSVPAGTTIVKTVAVTPGTTTLPATVKVASSPVMVSNPATRMLKTAAAQVGTSVSSAANTSTRPIITVHKSGTVTVAQQAQVVTTVVGGVTKTITLVKSPISVPGGSALISNLGKVMSVVQTKPVQTSAVTGQASTGPVTQIIQTKGPLPAGTILKLVTSADGKPTTIITTTQASGAGTKPTILGISSVSPSTTKPGTTTIIKTIPMSAIITQAGATGRGLPRCAGEKAGVTSSAGIKSPITIITTKVMTSGTGAPAKIITAVPKIATGHGQQGVTQVVLKGAPGQPGTILRTVPMGGVRLVTPVTVSAVKPAVTTLVVKGTTGVTTLGTVTGTVSTSLAGAGGHSTSASLATPITTLGTIATLSSQVINPTAITVSAAQTTLTAAAGLTTPTITMQPVSQPTQVTLITAPSGVEAQPVHDLPVSILASPTTEQPTATVTIADSGQGDVQPGTVTLVCSNPPCETHETGTTNTATTTVVANLGGHPQPTQVQFVCDRQEATAALVTSTVGQPNGSVVRVCSNPPCETHETGTTSTATTAMSGIGGGPRRDIRLACAATTIPTVVRVSVTAGASEGAQVSIKPACQTRQTSATSTTMTVMATGAPCSAGPLLRPSVALEAAGRGATLLQLGPLSAQVRPGGEERSLAGLGPLVSVGRQLEVHHTHTTNTPTVARSAMGAGESHELLGAPTLVYESSASASVTAAALEALLCPSAAVTQVCSNPPCETHETGTTHTPTTATSGGAAGQPEGGQQPPASRPCETHQTASTGTTMSVSLGALLPDAAPSHRTLESSLEVAVPPAVAPQAGASLLTPFPTQRVCSNPPCETHETGTTHTATTVTSNMSSNQDPPPPAGDQGEVESTQGDSVNIASSSPITTTVSSTLTRAVTTVTQSTPVPGPSVPKISSVTETAPGALTTEVPIPATITVTIANTETSDMPFSAVDILQPPEELQASPGPRQQLPPRQLLQPASAPLVGDSAEVLSASQSPELQAAVDLSSTGDPSSGQEPASSAVVATVVVQPPPPTQSEVDQLSLPQELMAEAQAGTTTLMVTGLTPEELAVTAAAEAAAQAAATEEAQALAIQAVLQAAQQAVMAGTGEPMDTSEAAAAVTQAELSHLSAEGQEGQATTIPIVLTQQELAALVQQQQLQEAQAQQQQHHLPTEALAPADSLNDPTIESNCLNELAGAVPSTVSLLPPTATESLAPSNTFVAPQPVVVASPAKLQAAATLTEVANGIESLGVPDLPPPPSKAPVKKENQWFDVGVIKGTNVMVTHYFLPPEDAVPTDDDSGTVPDYNQLKKQELQPGTAYKFRVAGINACGRGPFSEISAFKTCLPGFPGAPCAIKISKSPDGAHLTWEPPSVTSGKIIEYSVYLAIQSAQAGGETKSSTPAQLAFMRVYCGPSPSCLVQSSSLSNAHIDYTTKPAIIFRIAARNEKGYGPATQVRWLQETSKDSSGAKPASKRPMSSPEMGPPSLGGSRSPGRVPLASPRRPTLILSFFAFASHLPRKSAPKKSKADGQ, encoded by the exons ATGGCTTCGGCCGTGTCACCCGCCAACTCGCCAGCGGTGCTCTTGCAGCCCCGCTGGAAGCGAGTGGTGGGCTGGTCGGGTCCAGTGCCCCGGCCCCGCCACGGCCACCGCGCCGTGGCCATCAAGGAGCTCATCGTGGTGTTTGGCGGCGGTAACGAGGGGATAGTGGACGAGCTGCACGTGTACAACACGG CGACCAACCAGTGGTTCATCCCAGCTGTGAGAGGGGACATCCCTCCTGGGTGTGCAGCCTATGGCTTCGTGTGCGATGGGACACGCCTGCTCGTGTTTGGAGGGATGGTGGAATACGGGAAGTACAGCAACGACCTCTACGAGCTCCAG gcaagccgGTGGGAATGGAAGAGACTGAAAGCAAAGACGCCCAAAAATGGGCCACCTCCGTGTCCTCGGCTTGGGCACAGCTTCTCCCTTGTGGGCAACAAGTGTTACCTGTTTGGGGGTCTGGCCAATGATAGCGAGGACCCCAAGAATAACATTCCGAG GTACCTGAATGACTTATACATCCTGGAACTGCGGCCGGGCTCTGGAGTGGTAGCCTGGGACATTCCCATCACTTACGGcgtcctgcccccaccccgagAGTCTCACACTGCAGTGGTCTACACTGAGAAAGACAACAAGAAGTCCAAACTGGTGATCTATGGAGGGATGAGTGGCTGCAGGCTGGGGGACCTCTGGACCTTGGATATCG AGACTTTGACATGGAATAAGCCCAGCCTCAGCGGGGTGGCACCTCTTCCTCGAAGTCTCCACTCGGCCACGACCATAGGAAACAA AATGTACGTGTTTGGTGGCTGGGTGCCTCTCGTCATGGATGACGTCAAAGTGGCCACACACGAGAAGGAGTGGAAGTGTACCAACACTCTGGCTTGTCTCAACCTGG ATACCATGGCTTGGGAGACCATCCTGATGGATACGCTGGAAGACAATATTCCCCGGGCCCGTGCTGGCCACTGTGCGGTAGCCATCAATACCCGCCTTTACATTTGGAGTGGGCGTGACGGCTACCGAAAGGCCTGGAATAACCAGGTCTGCTGCAAGGACCTCTGGTACCTGGAAACGG AGAAGCCGCCACCTCCAGCCCGGGTACAGCTGGTGCGAGCCAACACTAACTCCCTGGAGGTGAGCTGGGGGGCCGTGGCAACAGCCGACAGTTACCTTCTGCAGCTCCAGAAATATGACATTCCTGCCACGGCTGCCACTGCCACCTCCCCCACACCCAATCCAGTCCCGTCTGTGCCTGCCAATCCTCCCAAGAGCCCTGCCCCAGCAGCAGCCGCACCTGCCGTGCAGCCGCTGACCCAAGTAGGCATCACGCTCCTGCCCCAGGCTGCTGCCGCGCCCccgaccaccaccaccatccaggTCTTGCCGACGGTGCCTGGCAGCTCAATCTCCGTGCCCGCCGCAGCCAGGACTCAAG GTGTCCCGGCTGTGCTGAAAGTGACTGGTCCTCAGGCTACCACGGGAACCCCGTTGGTCACCATGCGACCTGCCAGCCAGGCTGGGAAAGCCCCCGTGACTGTGACCTCCCTTCCCGCAGGCGTGCGGATGGTTGTGCCTACACAGAGCGCCCAGGGGACA GTCATTGGCAGCAGCCCGCAGATGAGTGGCATGGCTGCATTGGCAGCCGCGGCTGCTGCCACCCAGAAGATCCCTCCTTCCTCGGCACCCACGGTCCTGAGTGTCCCGGCTGGCACCACTATCGTCAAAACCGTGGCCGTGACGCCGGGCACCACCACGCTCCCAGCCACTGTGAAGGTGGCCTCCTCGCCAGTCATG GTGAGCAACCCAGCCACTCGCATGCTGAAGACTGCAGCTGCCCAGGTGGGGACTTCCGTCTCTTCTGCCGCCAACACATCTACCCGTCCCATCATCACCGTACACAAGTCCGGAACCGTGACAGTGGCCCAGCAAGCCCAGGTGGTGACCACAGTGGTGGGTGGGGTTACCAAGACCATCACCCTGGTGAAGAGCCCCATCTCGGTCCCAGGAGGCAGTGCTCTG ATTTCCAatctgggcaaagtaatgtcagtGGTCCAGACCAAACCGGTTCAGACTTCGGCAGTCACAGGCCAGGCATCTACAGGCCCGGTGACTCAGATCATCCAG ACCAAAGGACCCTTGCCAGCCGGGACCATCCTGAAGCTGGTGACGTCTGCAGATGGCAAGCCCACTACCATCATCACGACCACACAGGCCAGCGGGGCAGGGACTAAGCCTACCATCCTGGGCATCAGCAGTGTGTCCCCCAGCACCACCAAGCCCGGCACCACCACTAtcattaagaccatccccatgtcGGCCATCATCACACAGGCGGGCGCCACGGGTAGGGGCCTTCCCCGGTGTGCTGGGGAGAAAGCAG GCGTGACTAGCAGTGCCGGCATCAAGTCACCCATCACCATTATCACCACCAAGGTGATGACTTCTGGAACTGGAGCCCCCGCCAAAATCATCACGGCTGTTCCCAAAATTGCTACGGGTCACGGGCAGCAAGGAGTGACCCAG gtggtgctgaaGGGCGCACCTGGCCAGCCAGGCACCATCCTCCGCACCGTGCCTATGGGGGGCGTCCGCCTGGTCACCCCTGTTACCGTCTCTGCTGTCAAGCCTGCTGTCACCACACTGGTTGTCAAGGGCACCACAG GCGTCACGACCCTGGGCACGGTGACAGGCACCGTCTCCACCAGCCTGGCCGGAGCCGGGGGCCATAGCACCAGCGCCTCACTGGCCACACCCATCACCACGTTGGGCACCATCGCCACCCTCTCAAGCCAGGTGATCAACCCCACTGCCATCACTGTGTCTGCGGCGCAGACGACGCTGACAGCGGCCGCTGGGCTTACCACACCCACCATAACCATGCAG CCTGTCTCCCAGCCTACCCAGGTGACTCTGATAACGGCCCCCAGCGGGGTGGAGGCCCAGCCTGTGCACGACCTCCCAGTGTCCATTCTGGCCTCCCCTACTACAGAACAGCCCACGGCCACGGTCACCATCGCTGATTCGGGCCAGGGTGATGTGCAGCCCGGCACCGTGACCCTGGTGTGCTCCAACCCGCCGTGCGAAACCCACGAGACGGGCACCACCAATACAGCCACCACCACCGTCGTCGCTAATCTGGGGGGGCACCCCCAGCCCACCCAAGTGCAGTTTGTCTGCGACAGACAGGAGGCCACTGCTGCTCTCGTGACCTCCACGGTGGGCCAGCCGAATGGCAGTGTAGTTCGTGTCTGCTCCAACCCGCCGTGTGAAACCCACGAGACCGGCACCACCAGTACAGCTACCACCGCCATGTCTGGCATCGGAGGCGGGCCGCGGCGAGACATCCGGCTCGCCTGCGCTGCCACCACCATTCCCACCGTGGTCCGGGTCAGCGTGACTGCCGGGGCGTCAGAGGGAGCTCAGGTTTCCATCAAGCCCGCATGCCAAACCCGTCAGACCAGTGCAACCAGCACCACCATGACTGTGATGGCCACCGGGGCCCCGTGCTCGGCTGGCCCACTCCTCAGACCAAGCGTGGCCCTCGAGGCCGCTGGCCGCGGTGCCACTCTCTTGCAGCTGGGGCCACTGAGTGCCCAAGTCAGGCCCGGTGGCGAGGAAAGGTCCCTTGCCGGCCTGGGCCCGCTGGTGTCTGTGGGGCGCCAGCTGGAAGTGCATCACACGCACACGACCAACACGCCCACTGTGGCCCGCTCCGCCATGGGTGCCGGGGAGTCCCACGAGCTGCTGGGGGCCCCCACACTTGTGTACGAGAGCTCAGCCAGCGCCTCTGTGACTGCCGCGGCCCTGGAGGCACTGCTGTGCCCCTCGGCCGCCGTGACCCAGGTCTGCTCCAACCCCCCGTGTGAGACCCACGAGACGGGCAccacccacacacccaccacGGCCACATCCGGAGGGGCTGCAGGCCAGCCAGAGGGCGGGCAGCAGCCTCCTGCCAGCCGGCCCTGTGAGACGCACCAGACCGCTTCCACTGGCACGACCATGTCCGTCAGCTTGGGCGCCCTGCTCCCGGATGCCGCCCCCTCCCACAGGACCCTGGAGTCCAGCCTGGAGGTGGCAGTGCCACCCGCAGTCGCCCCTCAGGCCGGTGCTTCGTTGCTCACTCCTTTCCCGACGCAAAGGGTGTGCTCCAACCCGCCCTGTGAGACGCATGAGACAGGCACTACGCACACGGCCACCACTGTCACCTCCAACATGAGTTCCAACCAAG ACCCCCCACCGCCTGCCGGCGACCAGGGAGAGGTGGAGAGCACCCAGGGCGACAGTGTGAATATCGCCAGTTCCAGTCCCATCACGACAACAGTGTCCTCCACGCTGACGCGGGCCGTGACCACCGTGACACAGTCCACGCCAGTCCCAGGCCCTTCGGTGCCG AAGATCTCATCTGTGACTGAGACTGCCCCAGGGGCTCTGACCACCGAAGTCCCCATCCCGGCCACGATTACAGTGACCATAGCCAACACAGAAACTTCTGACATGCCCTTCTCTGCTGTTGACATCCTGCAGCCCCCAGAGGAGCTCCAGGCCTCTCCAGGGCCACGCCAGCAGCTTCCACCACGGCAGCTCCTGCAGCCTGCCTCCGCGCCCTTGGTGGGGGACTCCGCCGAGGTCCTGTCAGCCTCCCAGAGCCCTGAGCTCCAGGCCGCCGTGGATCTGAGCAGTACAGGGGACCCGTCTTCAGGCCAGGAGCCTGCCAGCTCGGCTGTGGTGGCCACCGTGGTGGTCCAGCCACCGCCGCCCACCCAGTCCGAAGTAGACCAGTTGTCCCTCCCCCAAGAGCTGATGGCCGAAGCCCAGGCGGGCACCACCACCCTCATGGTGACAGGGCTCACCCCAGAGGAGCTggcagtgactgctgctgctgaagCGGCCGCGCAGGCTGCAGCCACAGAGGAGGCCCAGGCCCTGGCCATACAGGCCGTGCTCCAGGCCGCACAGCAGGCTGTCATGG CAGGCACCGGGGAGCCCATGGATACTTCAGAGGCGGCCGCAGCGGTGACACAGGCAGAGTTGAGCCACCTGTCGGCCGAGGGCCAGGAAGGCCAGGCGACCACTATCCCCATCGTGCTGACACAGCAGGAGCTGGCTGCCCtggtccagcagcagcagctccaggaagcacaggcccagcagcagcagcaccacctgcCCACGGAAGCACTGGCCCCGGCTGACAGCCTCAATGACCCGACCATCGAGAGCAACTGCCTCAATGAGCTGGCCGGGGCTGTGCCCAGCACCGTGAGCCTGCTGCCCCCCACGGCCACTGAGA GCCTGGCCCCGTCCAACACATTTGTGGCCCCCCAGCCGGTCGTTGTGGCCAGCCCCGCGAAGCTGCAGGCCGCAGCCACCCTGACGGAAGTGGCCAATGGCATTGAGTCCCTGGGTGTG CCAGACCTGCCACCGCCACCTAGCAAAGCCCCTGTAAAGAAGGAGAACCAGTGGTTTGACGTGGGGGTCATTAAGGGTACCAATGTGATGGTGACACACTATTTCCTGCCACCCGAAGATGCTGTCCCGACTGAT GATGACTCGGGCACCGTGCCCGACTACAACCAGCTAAAGAAGCAGGAGCTGCAGCCAGGCACTGCCTATAAGTTCCGCGTCGCCGGGATCAATGCCTGCGGCCGGGGGCCCTTCAGTGAGATCTCAGCCTTTAAAACGTGTCTGCCTGGCTTCCCAGGGGCCCCGTGTGCCATTAAAATCAGCAAA AGTCCAGACGGTGCTCACCTCACCTGGGAGCCACCCTCTGTGACCTCCGGCAAGATCATCGAGTACTCAGTGTACCTGGCCATCCAGAGCGCGCAGGCCGGTGGTGAGACCAAGAGCTCGACCCCGGCGCAGCTGGCCTTCATGCGGGTGTACTGCGGGCCCAGCCCCTCCTGCCTCGTGCAGTCCTCCAGCCTCTCCAACGCCCACATCGACTACACCACCAAGCCCGCCATCATCTTCCGCATTGCTGCCCGCAATGAGAAGGGCTACGGCCCAGCCACCCAAGTCAGGTGGTTGCaag AAACCAGTAAAGACAGCTCTGGCGCCAAGCCGGCCAGCAAGCGGCCCATGTCGTCTCCAGAAAT GGGGCCGCCCAGCCTAGGGGGCAGCCGGAGCCCTGGCCGAGTCCCACTCGCTTCGCCACGCAGACCCACGCTGATcctgtctttttttgcctttgccTCTCATCTTCCAAGGAAATCCGCGCCAAAGAAATCGAAGGCAGACGGTCAGTGA